From Candidatus Pedobacter colombiensis, one genomic window encodes:
- a CDS encoding type IX secretion system membrane protein PorP/SprF has protein sequence MMKSVKCMFALVFLLCSFWGRLSAQQNIQFTQYVFNSLSVNPAYAGYKEEWFAQLALRSQWVGVEGAPKTGSISIDGILDPRDRKMGLGFQITSDKIGPQFTTSVTANYAYRLQLDGDDTKRLSFGIGLGAVQYNLSGDMIRTSEGGDQAIAIGDESRIKPDVRFGVYYNSDFCYLGLSLLDAFSGSGVTNITRSPSFNIARSRHAYFIAGSLVNVSPDMRVRPSLMVKEDFRGPTSLDLNVMTIFNDKLWIGASYRTGFGLWKKQISELDLGKQNSISGIVQVFVSERFRIGYSYDHVTSQLNSNLNGSHELTMGLTFGRVPRSFICPRVF, from the coding sequence ATGATGAAAAGTGTAAAATGTATGTTTGCTCTCGTATTCCTGCTCTGCTCATTTTGGGGACGGTTAAGTGCGCAGCAGAATATTCAGTTTACTCAATATGTATTCAATAGTCTAAGTGTGAACCCTGCTTATGCAGGATATAAAGAAGAGTGGTTTGCCCAATTGGCGTTACGTTCGCAGTGGGTGGGCGTAGAAGGAGCGCCAAAAACGGGATCAATATCTATTGATGGTATTTTAGATCCAAGAGATAGAAAAATGGGCCTGGGCTTTCAAATCACTTCAGATAAGATCGGCCCACAATTTACCACATCTGTAACCGCAAATTATGCCTATCGCTTACAGCTTGATGGTGATGATACCAAAAGATTAAGTTTTGGAATAGGGTTAGGTGCTGTACAGTATAATCTGAGTGGGGATATGATACGTACTTCGGAAGGTGGCGATCAGGCCATTGCCATTGGTGATGAAAGTCGGATAAAACCCGATGTGCGATTTGGTGTATATTACAATTCTGATTTCTGTTATTTGGGCCTTTCTCTGCTTGATGCTTTTTCTGGATCGGGTGTAACTAATATCACAAGATCGCCATCTTTTAATATTGCTCGTAGTCGCCATGCATACTTTATTGCAGGTAGTCTCGTTAATGTTTCTCCTGATATGAGGGTTAGACCTAGTCTGATGGTTAAAGAGGATTTTAGAGGGCCAACAAGTCTGGATTTAAATGTTATGACCATATTTAACGATAAGCTCTGGATTGGTGCTTCGTATAGAACGGGGTTTGGTTTATGGAAAAAGCAGATCAGCGAACTGGACTTAGGCAAACAAAACTCTATCTCGGGCATAGTACAGGTGTTTGTAAGTGAGCGATTCCGCATCGGTTATTCTTATGACCATGTAACCAGTCAACTCAATAGTAATCTTAATGGCTCGCACGAATTAACGATGGGCTTAACTTTTGGACGGGTGCCAAGATCATTTATTTGTCCACGGGTTTTTTAA
- a CDS encoding TonB family protein, with translation MLGSKIDLFGNEWLDVVFDQKNKSYGAYALRRESSSNTSRALFIAGTLFILLFLSPKIISLIKGNHSIEDTPEKITPVALQPPPPINPEITPPPAAVEPPPAKQNQIKFPPPIVVEDNKVIDTDPVQVKDLANANPGQKDVLGVPDGNIVIDGPQGKGPVGAVATEDNTIYDVFVSLEVQPTFPGGMDKFYKYLSKSIRYPAMAQENNIQGKVFLSFIIEKNGTLTDIKVERKLGYGTDEEAVRVLSASPKWIAGVQNGKFVRVKYNIPISFAMPQ, from the coding sequence ATGTTGGGCTCAAAAATCGACTTATTTGGCAATGAATGGCTTGATGTAGTGTTTGATCAGAAAAACAAAAGCTATGGTGCTTACGCACTGCGGAGGGAAAGTTCATCAAACACCTCAAGGGCACTTTTTATCGCAGGAACATTGTTTATCCTGCTGTTTTTATCTCCAAAGATCATTAGCCTGATCAAGGGAAACCATTCCATCGAGGATACCCCTGAGAAGATAACACCTGTTGCATTACAACCACCGCCGCCAATAAACCCGGAAATAACACCTCCGCCGGCAGCAGTTGAGCCACCTCCGGCAAAACAGAATCAAATCAAGTTTCCGCCTCCAATTGTTGTGGAAGATAATAAGGTAATCGATACCGATCCTGTACAGGTTAAAGATCTTGCGAATGCAAATCCTGGCCAGAAAGACGTTCTTGGAGTACCTGATGGCAATATTGTAATTGATGGCCCGCAAGGTAAAGGTCCGGTTGGTGCGGTTGCAACCGAGGACAATACAATATATGATGTATTTGTATCCTTAGAAGTGCAGCCAACATTTCCGGGAGGGATGGATAAGTTTTATAAATACCTTTCAAAAAGTATCAGATATCCTGCTATGGCACAGGAGAATAATATTCAGGGGAAGGTGTTCTTGTCTTTTATCATTGAAAAGAATGGTACGCTTACAGATATTAAGGTAGAAAGAAAACTGGGCTATGGCACAGATGAAGAAGCTGTGCGGGTATTAAGTGCCAGCCCAAAATGGATAGCTGGAGTTCAGAATGGAAAGTTTGTTCGTGTAAAGTATAACATCCCTATTAGTTTTGCTATGCCTCAATAA
- a CDS encoding nucleoside recognition domain-containing protein yields MALSRIWSAFIIVAIVVASIKCFFFGQTDIFNWMVIGKADDAANPLKLDGIIQTCWVAVELCLKLIGILALFMGLMSIAERAGGIRLLSRIVGPFFSKLFPDIPKGHPSMGHMIMNFSANLLGLDNAATPFGLKAMESLQELNPNKDVASNSQIMFLCLHAAGLNLIPVSVIAIRASQNASNPTDIFIPCLIVTFVGTITAMIVVSFKQKINLLQPVVIGWVLSISFVIALLVLYITTLNADGIKSFSGVLSNGLILFVFLVIVLGGLYKKIDVFDAFIEGAKNGFDTAIRIVPYLVGMLVAISLLRTSGTFDVVIGGIKTLFASLGADTRFVEGLPTALIRPLSGGAARGMMVSTMETYGADSFASRLSGIFQGASDTTFYVVAVYFGAVNIKNTRYAIGAMLLADLVGVCTAIGLCYLFFG; encoded by the coding sequence ATGGCATTAAGTAGAATCTGGTCTGCTTTTATAATTGTTGCAATTGTTGTAGCAAGTATAAAATGTTTCTTTTTTGGACAAACTGATATTTTTAACTGGATGGTGATCGGCAAAGCCGATGATGCTGCCAATCCGTTAAAACTTGACGGTATCATTCAAACTTGTTGGGTTGCTGTAGAGCTTTGTCTTAAGCTCATCGGTATTCTGGCCCTATTTATGGGACTGATGAGCATTGCTGAAAGAGCAGGTGGCATACGTTTATTGTCGAGGATAGTAGGTCCCTTCTTTTCAAAATTATTCCCAGATATCCCCAAAGGACATCCGTCGATGGGGCACATGATCATGAATTTCTCCGCCAACTTATTGGGATTGGATAATGCAGCCACACCATTCGGACTAAAAGCAATGGAAAGCTTGCAGGAACTAAATCCCAATAAAGATGTTGCATCTAATTCACAGATTATGTTTCTGTGCCTTCATGCAGCAGGCTTAAACCTGATCCCGGTTAGTGTTATCGCAATTCGTGCTTCACAAAATGCCTCAAACCCAACCGATATATTTATCCCTTGTTTGATTGTAACCTTCGTAGGTACCATAACAGCAATGATCGTTGTTTCCTTCAAGCAAAAGATTAACCTTTTACAACCGGTAGTCATCGGATGGGTTTTAAGCATTTCCTTTGTCATTGCCTTATTGGTTTTGTACATCACTACCCTTAATGCAGATGGCATCAAATCATTTTCGGGAGTACTCAGTAATGGGCTAATCCTATTCGTCTTTTTAGTGATTGTATTGGGTGGACTTTACAAAAAAATTGATGTATTTGATGCTTTCATCGAGGGTGCAAAAAATGGATTCGATACCGCGATTAGAATTGTGCCTTATCTGGTTGGAATGCTGGTAGCCATAAGCTTATTGCGTACAAGCGGCACCTTTGATGTAGTGATTGGTGGTATAAAAACTCTCTTCGCCTCCTTAGGAGCTGATACACGATTTGTGGAAGGCTTACCAACAGCCTTAATAAGGCCCCTAAGTGGTGGTGCTGCCAGAGGAATGATGGTAAGTACTATGGAAACCTATGGAGCCGATTCTTTTGCAAGCCGACTTTCCGGAATATTTCAAGGTGCATCCGATACCACATTTTATGTAGTTGCTGTTTATTTTGGTGCAGTAAATATAAAAAATACACGCTACGCAATTGGTGCCATGTTGCTGGCCGACTTAGTTGGCGTTTGCACAGCAATAGGCCTTTGCTACCTGTTTTTTGGTTAA
- a CDS encoding prolyl oligopeptidase family serine peptidase, whose protein sequence is MLKKLFPLSLLLLSSAGFAQKKPLDHTVYNNWEAVGTKQLSNNGLWAAYSINKQEGDAVLYLNNLMANTKLNVARGANLQFSKDSKYAAFAIKPLYMDIREGKIKKKKPDEMTKDSLGIANLGNLAIVKIPRVKSYKMPEEGADIMAYLLEKPLDTAKKTKAAGTTPSPDKKEDSAIAFAEEPEAKGKQEGTDLIFKNLITGTERTFKYVTDYSFNKNGKQLVFAASGSKKDKSAPMGVFLFNTEKGTLKTLVKGKGNFKSFTFNEEGEYLVFLGENSPEKKEIKDFEIYYNSPTLDTAQVLIDNAITGMPVKWALSGDGSLKFSKDSRKLFFGIAPIKTPKDTTLVDFENAKLDIWSYKDDYLQPMQLKNLEKDLKKSYLSSFEVFSSNPKIVPLTDIKLPDAMPVNEGNVNFVLASTDYGNRIQSQWSGGTLKDYYLVDTKTGTRKKIIEGLSGSAIASPAGKYVLYFDKKTSNWYTYNVLTAKVTHLNNGLSVKFVDEENDVPDDPASYGMAAWTEDDKSVLIYDRYDIWEFAPDGKNAPQNITNGFGRQNKLTFRYEKLDPESKFLDKKATIWLNTFNNNTKEHGWYKKNIGNRSNPELVVMEKMNYSDLVKAKNAERFIFDKGNYVNSPNVYVSTDMKTQIKLSNTNLQQQNYNWGTAELVKWTTPKGFNSEGILYKPENFDPTRKYPMIVYFYEKLSDGLYNYQPPAPTPSRLNIPYFVSNGYLVFAPDISYETGYPGRSAEEFINSGVESLKKNPWVDGSKIGIQGQSWGGYQVAHLITTTNMYAAAWAGAPVVNMTSAYGGMRWESGMNRQFQYEKTQSRIGATLWEKPELYIENSPLFKLPNVKTPVVIMANDADGAVPWYQGIEMFTGLRRLGKPVWLLNYNNEAHNLMQRQNRKDIQIREQQFFDYYLKGAKAPSWMVNGIPATEKGKTWGFELTDEKP, encoded by the coding sequence ATGTTAAAAAAACTATTTCCACTTTCACTGTTATTACTTTCAAGCGCAGGTTTTGCGCAAAAGAAACCATTGGATCATACTGTTTACAACAATTGGGAAGCAGTAGGTACAAAACAACTGTCCAATAATGGCTTATGGGCCGCTTACAGCATAAATAAGCAGGAAGGAGACGCTGTCCTATACCTGAACAATCTAATGGCCAACACAAAGCTAAATGTAGCCAGAGGAGCCAATTTGCAATTCAGTAAAGACTCAAAATATGCGGCTTTCGCCATTAAGCCTTTATACATGGATATACGCGAAGGAAAAATTAAAAAGAAGAAACCCGATGAAATGACTAAAGATTCATTAGGGATTGCTAACCTTGGCAATTTGGCAATAGTTAAAATACCAAGAGTAAAATCATACAAAATGCCAGAGGAAGGCGCAGACATAATGGCGTATTTACTGGAAAAACCGTTGGATACAGCTAAAAAAACAAAAGCTGCTGGTACAACGCCATCACCAGACAAAAAAGAAGATAGCGCCATTGCTTTTGCAGAAGAGCCCGAAGCTAAAGGCAAGCAGGAAGGTACAGATCTGATTTTTAAAAATTTAATTACCGGAACAGAACGTACTTTCAAATACGTAACCGACTACAGCTTTAATAAAAATGGCAAACAATTAGTATTTGCCGCTTCAGGTTCAAAAAAGGATAAATCCGCTCCTATGGGCGTATTTCTTTTCAATACAGAAAAAGGAACACTAAAGACATTGGTGAAAGGAAAAGGTAATTTCAAGAGTTTCACTTTTAACGAGGAAGGAGAATATCTTGTGTTTTTAGGAGAAAATAGCCCGGAGAAAAAGGAAATCAAAGATTTTGAAATTTATTATAATTCCCCTACCCTTGATACGGCCCAGGTTTTGATCGACAATGCCATCACCGGCATGCCGGTAAAATGGGCTTTAAGTGGTGATGGTAGTCTAAAGTTCAGTAAGGATAGCCGTAAGTTATTCTTTGGTATTGCACCGATAAAAACACCAAAAGATACCACATTAGTAGATTTCGAAAATGCAAAATTAGATATATGGAGCTATAAAGATGATTATCTGCAACCGATGCAATTAAAAAATCTGGAAAAAGACTTAAAAAAATCATACCTATCATCTTTTGAAGTATTTAGCAGCAACCCGAAAATTGTTCCATTAACGGATATAAAACTACCCGATGCAATGCCGGTAAATGAAGGAAATGTAAATTTTGTACTGGCATCAACTGATTATGGCAACAGAATACAATCGCAATGGAGCGGCGGTACACTAAAAGACTATTACCTTGTCGATACAAAAACCGGAACAAGAAAGAAAATCATTGAAGGATTAAGCGGATCAGCAATAGCCTCTCCTGCCGGCAAATACGTATTGTATTTCGATAAAAAAACATCCAACTGGTATACTTATAATGTGCTTACAGCAAAGGTTACCCATTTAAATAATGGCTTAAGTGTAAAATTTGTCGATGAAGAAAATGATGTACCCGACGATCCTGCTTCATATGGAATGGCAGCATGGACTGAAGATGACAAGTCCGTACTAATTTACGACCGTTACGACATTTGGGAATTTGCTCCTGATGGCAAAAATGCCCCACAAAACATCACTAATGGATTTGGCCGACAAAATAAACTTACTTTCCGCTACGAAAAACTCGATCCTGAAAGCAAGTTTTTAGACAAAAAGGCAACCATCTGGCTAAATACCTTTAACAATAACACTAAAGAGCATGGCTGGTATAAAAAGAACATTGGCAACCGCAGTAACCCTGAGCTTGTAGTGATGGAGAAAATGAATTACTCAGATCTTGTAAAGGCCAAAAATGCCGAACGCTTCATTTTTGATAAGGGGAATTATGTAAACTCGCCAAATGTTTACGTATCCACCGATATGAAGACACAAATAAAACTGAGTAACACCAACCTGCAGCAGCAAAATTACAACTGGGGAACAGCAGAACTGGTAAAATGGACTACACCTAAAGGCTTTAATTCAGAAGGAATATTATACAAACCGGAGAACTTTGATCCGACCAGGAAGTATCCAATGATTGTATACTTCTACGAAAAGTTATCTGATGGTCTTTACAACTATCAACCTCCTGCACCAACTCCATCCAGGTTAAATATTCCTTATTTTGTAAGTAATGGATACCTGGTATTTGCACCCGATATTAGTTACGAAACAGGTTATCCGGGCAGATCCGCCGAAGAATTTATCAACTCAGGTGTTGAATCTTTAAAGAAAAACCCATGGGTAGATGGCAGTAAAATAGGTATCCAGGGACAAAGCTGGGGCGGTTATCAGGTGGCACATCTAATTACCACAACAAATATGTATGCAGCAGCATGGGCAGGTGCCCCAGTGGTAAATATGACTTCAGCATATGGTGGAATGCGCTGGGAAAGTGGCATGAACCGCCAGTTTCAATATGAAAAAACACAGAGTCGCATTGGCGCAACATTGTGGGAAAAACCTGAGTTATATATCGAAAACTCTCCTTTATTTAAATTACCAAATGTAAAAACACCCGTGGTTATTATGGCCAACGATGCCGATGGAGCTGTGCCTTGGTACCAGGGTATTGAAATGTTCACCGGTTTAAGGAGGTTGGGTAAGCCTGTCTGGTTGTTAAACTACAACAATGAAGCACATAATTTAATGCAACGCCAGAATAGAAAAGACATACAAATCAGAGAACAACAGTTTTTTGACTATTACCTGAAAGGTGCAAAAGCGCCGTCATGGATGGTAAATGGTATACCGGCAACAGAAAAAGGCAAAACCTGGGGATTTGAGCTGACTGATGAAAAACCTTAA
- the yidC gene encoding membrane protein insertase YidC: MDRNTFTGLFLIMIVLAGSFYFFKPSEAEMKSIQERNTADSLKKAGVVTAPPTAAIAALPAVDSAALKGPFGGNITGTVQTSVLENENLKLTFSNKGGKILSVQIKGQKTYNGKPVILFDGDQNKFGLNLNIGGKIVSTNDLYFTATQNAGSISMRANYAADKYIEYVYDLKPNSSQVGFNINLNGLNQVIQNNTITLNWEATLLEQEKSTKKEQEHSAPYYKYADKNPDHLSVAKDSKEDLKEGKIQWFSFKQQFFSAALIPKDAFEKGDLEVKVSTEPGKIKWYSANMIMPFNQLAAQSYGMTFYFGTNKFSTLKAQGHELEKQVDMGYWPLKYINRFIVLPVFKFLESFGWNYGLIILLLTIMLKVAMSPLTYKSYLSMAKMRILKPEMDVIKAKVGEDNPTLLQQEYLKLYKQVGVNPLGGCLPMLLQLPFVMAFFFFFPNLFELRGESFLWMKDLSTYDDFIKFGFTLPFIGDHLSLMCVLMTVSTLIYTYFNNQISGASGQMKYIGYIMPIIFLGVLNSYPSGLNYYYFLANMLTFAQQFLIKSMVDDEKIHRTLQENKAKPAEQKKKSGFSAKLEDYMRQQQQAAAQQKKNK; encoded by the coding sequence ATGGATAGAAATACGTTTACAGGATTGTTCCTGATCATGATCGTTTTAGCAGGTTCCTTCTATTTCTTTAAGCCTAGTGAGGCCGAAATGAAATCAATTCAGGAAAGAAATACTGCCGATTCACTAAAAAAAGCTGGAGTTGTAACTGCTCCCCCTACAGCTGCTATAGCGGCACTACCTGCGGTAGATTCGGCAGCATTAAAAGGACCTTTCGGGGGCAACATCACAGGAACAGTACAAACAAGTGTTCTTGAAAACGAAAACTTAAAATTAACCTTCAGCAATAAAGGTGGTAAAATTTTATCAGTACAAATTAAAGGTCAGAAGACCTATAATGGAAAACCGGTTATTTTATTTGATGGTGATCAGAACAAGTTTGGGCTGAATCTGAACATCGGTGGTAAAATTGTTAGCACTAACGACCTATACTTTACAGCTACTCAAAATGCAGGAAGCATTAGCATGCGTGCTAATTATGCCGCTGATAAATACATTGAATATGTTTACGACCTGAAACCTAACAGCAGTCAGGTTGGTTTTAACATCAATTTAAATGGTTTAAACCAGGTTATTCAAAACAATACCATCACTTTAAACTGGGAAGCGACCTTACTTGAGCAAGAAAAATCCACTAAAAAAGAGCAGGAACACTCGGCACCTTATTATAAGTATGCAGATAAAAACCCTGATCACCTTAGCGTTGCCAAAGATTCTAAAGAAGATCTTAAAGAAGGTAAAATCCAATGGTTCTCCTTTAAACAACAGTTTTTCAGTGCAGCACTAATCCCTAAAGATGCCTTTGAAAAAGGTGATCTTGAAGTCAAAGTGAGCACGGAGCCTGGTAAAATTAAATGGTATAGCGCAAACATGATCATGCCTTTTAACCAACTAGCTGCACAAAGCTATGGCATGACCTTCTATTTCGGCACCAACAAATTCTCTACTTTAAAAGCTCAGGGACATGAACTTGAAAAACAAGTAGACATGGGTTATTGGCCACTTAAATACATCAATAGATTTATTGTTTTGCCGGTATTTAAGTTTTTGGAGAGCTTTGGCTGGAACTACGGATTGATCATTCTGCTTTTAACTATTATGCTAAAAGTGGCGATGTCACCTTTAACCTATAAATCTTACCTTTCAATGGCTAAAATGAGAATTTTAAAGCCGGAAATGGATGTGATTAAAGCTAAAGTTGGTGAAGATAATCCTACCTTATTACAACAGGAATACCTCAAACTTTATAAACAAGTAGGTGTAAATCCATTGGGAGGTTGTTTACCAATGTTGCTACAGTTGCCTTTTGTAATGGCTTTCTTCTTCTTCTTCCCTAACCTTTTTGAATTAAGGGGCGAATCATTCTTATGGATGAAGGATTTATCTACTTATGATGACTTCATTAAATTTGGTTTCACCCTTCCATTTATAGGTGATCACTTAAGTTTAATGTGCGTATTGATGACCGTTTCTACACTAATCTATACTTATTTCAATAATCAGATTTCTGGTGCTTCAGGCCAGATGAAATACATTGGTTACATCATGCCAATCATTTTCTTAGGCGTTCTGAACAGCTATCCATCAGGATTAAACTATTACTACTTCCTTGCGAATATGTTGACATTTGCTCAGCAGTTCTTAATCAAGTCGATGGTTGATGATGAAAAGATTCACAGAACACTACAGGAAAATAAAGCTAAACCTGCAGAGCAGAAAAAGAAATCAGGATTTAGTGCTAAATTAGAAGATTATATGCGTCAACAGCAACAAGCTGCTGCACAACAAAAAAAGAATAAATAA
- a CDS encoding CTP synthase, translating to MTKYIFVTGGVTSSLGKGIISASLAKLLQARGYSVTIQKFDPYINIDPGTLNPYEHGECYVTEDGAETDLDLGHYERFLNVPTSQANNVTTGRIYQNVINKERQGEYLGKTVQVVPHITDEIKRNMRLLGETGQYDIVITELGGTVGDIESLPFIEAVRQFKWEEGAHNAIVIHLTLIPYLAAAGELKTKPTQHSVKALLEYGIQPDILVCRSERPISIEIRKKIALFCNVNVNAVVESLDASTIYDVPLLMMKEQLDKTVLSKLKLAQKNEPDMEKWKDFLGRLKNPTAEVKIGLVGKYVELPDAYKSIIESFVHAGSKNECKVKVEYIHSEGIYPDNAKEKLAHLDGVLVAPGFGSRGIEGKIDTIRYVRENNVPFFGICLGMQCAVIEFGRNVLGLQGANTTEIDEENAHPVINMMEEQKSITAKGGTMRLGSYPCDLKKGTKAFAAYGKVHITERHRHRYEFNNAYLNQYEEAGMIASGINPETSLVEIVELKNHPFFVGGQFHPELKSTVANPHPLFVKFVAAAMEFAKKKTK from the coding sequence ATGACTAAGTATATTTTTGTTACGGGCGGTGTTACTTCCTCTTTAGGTAAGGGCATCATCTCCGCTTCATTAGCCAAATTATTACAAGCACGCGGCTATAGTGTTACCATCCAAAAGTTCGACCCTTATATCAATATTGATCCGGGAACATTAAATCCTTACGAACATGGCGAATGCTATGTTACCGAAGATGGTGCAGAAACAGATCTTGATCTTGGTCACTACGAGCGTTTCCTAAACGTTCCAACCTCTCAGGCAAACAATGTAACCACTGGTCGCATTTATCAAAATGTAATCAACAAAGAAAGACAAGGCGAGTATCTTGGAAAAACAGTACAGGTAGTGCCTCACATTACCGACGAGATTAAAAGAAACATGCGTTTGTTGGGTGAAACCGGACAATACGACATCGTAATTACAGAACTTGGTGGAACTGTTGGTGACATTGAATCTTTACCCTTTATAGAGGCTGTACGTCAGTTTAAATGGGAAGAAGGTGCTCACAATGCCATCGTGATCCACTTAACGCTTATCCCTTACCTGGCTGCCGCTGGTGAGCTAAAAACAAAACCTACACAACACTCTGTAAAAGCATTACTGGAATATGGTATCCAACCAGATATCCTGGTTTGTCGTTCAGAGCGCCCTATTTCAATAGAGATCCGTAAAAAAATAGCATTATTCTGTAACGTAAACGTAAATGCAGTAGTTGAATCTCTTGATGCTTCTACCATTTATGATGTTCCATTGTTAATGATGAAGGAACAATTGGATAAAACAGTATTGAGCAAACTTAAACTGGCACAGAAAAATGAGCCCGACATGGAGAAATGGAAAGATTTTCTGGGTCGTTTAAAAAATCCAACAGCTGAAGTAAAAATTGGTTTAGTAGGTAAATATGTAGAATTGCCAGATGCTTACAAGTCAATTATTGAATCATTTGTTCATGCAGGCTCAAAAAATGAATGCAAAGTAAAAGTAGAGTATATCCACTCTGAAGGAATATACCCTGACAATGCAAAAGAAAAACTAGCCCATTTAGATGGTGTATTAGTCGCTCCCGGCTTTGGAAGTCGTGGTATTGAAGGGAAAATTGATACCATTCGATATGTAAGAGAAAACAATGTGCCATTCTTTGGTATATGCCTGGGTATGCAATGCGCTGTGATCGAATTCGGTCGCAATGTTTTAGGCCTGCAAGGTGCAAACACTACAGAAATTGATGAAGAAAATGCACATCCAGTAATCAATATGATGGAAGAGCAGAAAAGCATTACTGCCAAAGGTGGTACCATGCGTTTAGGTTCTTATCCATGTGATTTGAAAAAAGGTACAAAGGCCTTTGCTGCTTACGGAAAAGTTCACATTACTGAGCGTCACAGACACCGTTATGAATTTAACAACGCTTATCTGAACCAGTACGAAGAAGCAGGAATGATCGCTTCAGGCATTAATCCAGAGACCAGTCTGGTTGAAATTGTGGAGCTTAAAAACCATCCTTTCTTCGTTGGTGGACAATTTCACCCTGAATTAAAATCAACAGTTGCTAATCCTCACCCACTTTTTGTTAAATTTGTCGCCGCTGCGATGGAGTTTGCGAAGAAAAAAACAAAATAA
- a CDS encoding GLPGLI family protein has translation MKQRIIILFLACSCFLDLKAQETFIPYGKITFEKKVNMIRSLENSGLPEEAKEKMQKYSSSNWEFFFDQKKSIYKPTKKEAEDSHAGIFSFWMSKPSNEIYTDYSKNRRILKRTVMDDDYLLTDTIPLVNWKIMHDVRNIAGYDCRKAIGVIYDTVYVVAFYTDEILLPGGPEGFGGLPGTILGLAIPRYNTTWFATKIEGFANHQAEIIPPTKGKKIETDKDLKKLIELFTRYDQQKKEKEEEAKKRLYGFTL, from the coding sequence ATGAAGCAACGGATTATCATTTTATTTCTTGCGTGTAGCTGTTTCCTGGACTTAAAAGCTCAGGAGACATTTATCCCCTATGGTAAAATTACATTCGAGAAAAAAGTAAACATGATCAGGAGCCTCGAAAACTCAGGTCTACCGGAAGAAGCCAAAGAGAAAATGCAAAAATACTCCAGTAGCAATTGGGAATTCTTTTTTGACCAGAAAAAATCAATCTATAAACCTACCAAAAAGGAAGCTGAAGATAGTCACGCAGGAATCTTTTCCTTTTGGATGAGCAAACCAAGCAACGAAATCTATACCGATTACAGCAAAAACCGCAGGATACTTAAACGTACGGTAATGGACGACGATTATCTGCTCACTGACACCATTCCACTTGTAAACTGGAAGATTATGCACGACGTAAGAAATATTGCCGGGTATGACTGCAGAAAGGCCATAGGAGTAATTTACGACACCGTATATGTAGTTGCCTTTTATACCGATGAAATTTTATTACCCGGAGGGCCCGAAGGATTTGGCGGTTTACCCGGCACCATATTAGGGCTCGCCATACCTCGCTACAATACCACCTGGTTTGCCACAAAGATTGAAGGTTTTGCCAATCATCAAGCTGAAATTATTCCCCCAACAAAGGGAAAAAAAATTGAAACCGATAAAGATTTAAAGAAACTCATCGAATTATTTACCCGTTACGATCAGCAGAAAAAAGAAAAAGAGGAAGAAGCAAAGAAAAGGCTCTATGGTTTCACACTATAA